The Mucilaginibacter yixingensis genome window below encodes:
- a CDS encoding SusC/RagA family TonB-linked outer membrane protein produces MRRILLMFSVLLLLSNALFAQTRTISGVVTGEKGETLPGVSIQVKGSSKGTTTDIDGKYSIVVTDMQSVVITVKYIGYTYQEKSVSANQRNADFKLVPTASNLNEVVITGYGEQKKATLTGAVSTVDLKKVEDIPALSVSAALKGTTVGLSISGGTSRPGQGTTIVIRNPSSYSKDGQGITPLYVIDDIIRTQADFDVLDISQIENISVLKDAEAAIYGVLGANGVILVRTKKGKMGAPKVSFSSSVGAANATTLPKMMNSVQLATWVNDYYTGKLQMQTTPGVPNNASYYDADGFKYTNGVKTTDPSLSTWYTSDEMAYFANHSHNYLQEAFKTAYTEREAVNISGGSEKTTYFVGGDFVNANSNFSGVNSYKYGLRANIETKPATGLTILASLSTDVQYSRSYWYKLASTSESLDNDAASLENVQPWQEYFINNNPVLLVNANGGYDNLNFFQVQNSNNFTQSNSTATNLMGKITYEIPGVKGLTATATMNKNLNSSNNKQFGTSFNYYQYAGTGANSHIPGGALLQVKNVSNGDRVRLNPVFANTYQLDAGLNYNRTFGKHSISATALYEQREQNAEGVAAEADGVVLGALPYQTFTVSTQTSNQSSQVSQFGFLSFISRLNYSYDNKYLVQLVYRADGSSRFADGNNWGGFPSASVGWVASEEPFLKNKFTWLDQLKFRASAGLTGTDNTKAYQYQASYKLGTGSSGGAVFGEGNRSIGIQTNVAIPNTAVTWDHIFKTDYGMDVTMLKSRLNLTLDYYWNHGYDMLTTLSSSVPATIGAAVPTENYSIVNMFGWEVSAGWRDHIGSKFTYSFTPFFAWSDNKTIRADVSSGLIGTIQDPTNRSSDLGFYGYHSLGIIRTQADADAIIAQRAAAAGGAANVKIQGDAVQPGMINYQDVNGDGIIDAKDMYYVKNKSSNHYNMGLNWSVGYGPVYLNVIMGLSWGGWTTMDGIKPFNQSSSSTGASIADNRPVWWSDHWTPSNTSAKYPAPYFTNNYTLTSDFWLVSATQFNVTSANLSYNIPAAWTKKIGISSARVYCVATNPIQFINPFPDHYRDFQTSMYTYPSLRTVSLGINVGL; encoded by the coding sequence ATGAGAAGAATTCTCCTCATGTTTTCCGTGTTGCTTTTGTTAAGCAACGCGTTGTTTGCCCAAACCAGAACCATTTCAGGCGTGGTAACTGGTGAAAAAGGCGAGACCCTGCCGGGTGTAAGTATCCAGGTAAAGGGTAGCTCAAAAGGTACTACCACAGATATTGATGGTAAGTACTCAATTGTTGTAACTGATATGCAATCGGTAGTTATCACCGTTAAATATATCGGTTATACCTATCAGGAAAAGTCAGTTTCTGCAAATCAAAGAAATGCCGACTTTAAACTGGTCCCAACCGCAAGTAACCTTAACGAGGTAGTAATTACCGGTTACGGCGAGCAGAAAAAAGCCACATTGACCGGAGCGGTTTCTACCGTCGATCTGAAAAAAGTGGAAGATATCCCTGCATTAAGTGTCAGTGCAGCCCTTAAGGGTACTACAGTTGGCCTTAGTATATCAGGTGGTACTTCGCGACCTGGCCAGGGTACCACTATCGTTATCCGTAACCCGTCAAGCTATTCTAAAGACGGCCAGGGTATCACTCCGTTATATGTAATTGACGACATTATCCGTACCCAGGCTGACTTTGACGTTCTGGACATTAGCCAGATCGAAAACATCTCGGTACTGAAAGATGCTGAAGCAGCTATTTACGGTGTATTGGGTGCAAACGGTGTTATTTTGGTGCGTACCAAAAAAGGTAAAATGGGCGCTCCTAAGGTTAGCTTCAGCAGCTCAGTAGGTGCGGCTAATGCTACCACTTTGCCTAAAATGATGAACTCTGTACAATTAGCTACATGGGTGAATGATTATTATACCGGCAAATTGCAGATGCAAACTACACCAGGTGTTCCTAATAACGCCAGCTATTATGATGCTGATGGTTTCAAATATACCAATGGTGTTAAAACAACAGATCCTTCTCTGTCTACCTGGTATACTTCAGATGAGATGGCTTATTTTGCTAACCACAGCCACAACTATCTGCAAGAGGCTTTCAAAACCGCATATACAGAGCGTGAGGCCGTAAACATTAGCGGTGGTAGCGAAAAGACTACTTACTTTGTTGGTGGCGATTTTGTTAACGCCAATTCAAACTTTTCTGGTGTAAACTCTTACAAATACGGTTTAAGAGCAAACATTGAAACTAAACCAGCAACAGGTTTAACTATTTTGGCGTCATTAAGTACCGACGTTCAGTATAGCCGTAGCTACTGGTATAAACTGGCCAGTACTTCAGAAAGCTTAGATAATGATGCTGCTTCTTTAGAGAACGTACAGCCTTGGCAAGAGTATTTTATTAATAACAACCCTGTGTTATTGGTAAATGCTAACGGTGGTTATGATAACCTTAACTTCTTCCAGGTACAAAATTCAAACAACTTTACCCAGTCTAACTCAACTGCAACCAACTTGATGGGTAAAATTACTTATGAAATTCCTGGTGTTAAAGGTTTAACCGCTACTGCAACCATGAATAAGAACTTAAACTCTTCTAACAACAAGCAGTTCGGTACTTCATTCAACTATTATCAGTATGCTGGTACCGGTGCAAACAGCCACATTCCGGGCGGCGCACTTTTACAGGTTAAAAACGTAAGCAACGGCGACCGTGTGCGTTTAAACCCTGTTTTTGCTAACACTTATCAGTTAGATGCTGGTTTAAACTATAATCGCACTTTTGGTAAACATAGCATTAGCGCTACTGCTTTATATGAGCAGCGTGAGCAAAACGCGGAAGGCGTAGCAGCTGAGGCAGATGGTGTGGTATTAGGTGCATTACCTTATCAAACATTCACCGTTAGTACCCAAACCTCAAACCAGTCTTCACAAGTAAGCCAATTTGGTTTCCTTTCTTTCATATCGCGTTTAAATTACTCGTATGATAATAAATACCTGGTGCAGTTGGTATATCGTGCAGACGGTAGCTCAAGATTTGCAGACGGTAACAACTGGGGCGGTTTCCCATCTGCTTCAGTGGGTTGGGTGGCATCAGAAGAACCTTTCCTGAAAAATAAATTCACCTGGCTTGATCAGTTGAAATTCAGAGCTTCTGCCGGTTTAACAGGTACAGATAATACCAAAGCTTATCAATATCAGGCCAGCTATAAACTGGGTACCGGTAGCAGCGGTGGTGCTGTATTTGGCGAAGGTAACCGTAGCATCGGTATCCAAACAAACGTAGCTATCCCGAATACTGCTGTAACCTGGGATCACATCTTCAAAACCGATTACGGTATGGATGTGACTATGCTGAAAAGCCGTTTAAACTTAACCCTTGATTACTACTGGAACCACGGCTATGATATGTTGACCACACTGAGTTCATCAGTACCTGCTACAATTGGTGCTGCTGTACCAACAGAGAACTATAGCATCGTTAATATGTTCGGTTGGGAAGTTTCAGCTGGCTGGCGTGATCATATCGGTAGCAAGTTTACTTATAGCTTTACACCGTTCTTCGCTTGGTCTGATAACAAAACCATCCGTGCCGACGTATCTTCTGGTCTGATTGGCACCATTCAGGATCCTACCAATCGATCAAGTGATTTGGGATTCTATGGTTACCACTCTTTAGGTATCATCCGTACACAAGCTGATGCTGACGCTATCATCGCACAGCGTGCAGCAGCTGCAGGTGGCGCTGCCAACGTTAAAATCCAGGGTGATGCTGTTCAACCAGGTATGATCAACTATCAGGACGTAAACGGTGACGGTATCATTGATGCGAAAGACATGTATTACGTTAAAAACAAATCAAGCAACCACTACAATATGGGCTTGAACTGGAGCGTAGGTTACGGTCCGGTATACCTTAACGTAATTATGGGTCTGTCATGGGGTGGTTGGACTACTATGGATGGTATCAAACCATTTAACCAGTCAAGCTCTTCAACCGGCGCATCTATTGCAGATAACCGTCCGGTATGGTGGTCAGATCACTGGACTCCATCTAACACCAGCGCTAAATATCCTGCACCATATTTTACTAATAACTATACCCTTACATCAGATTTCTGGTTAGTTAGTGCCACTCAGTTCAACGTTACAAGCGCTAACTTGAGCTATAACATTCCAGCTGCATGGACCAAGAAAATTGGTATCTCAAGCGCAAGAGTATACTGTGTAGCTACAAACCCTATCCAGTTTATCAATCCGTTCCCGGATCACTATCGCGATTTCCAGACTAGTATGTATACCTACCCAAGTCTTAGAACAGTATCGCTGGGTATAAATGTTGGATTATAA
- a CDS encoding sodium:solute symporter, translating into MTTCLTVLPLPDLAIIALYLLGMIGVGFYFSRKNTDAGEYSTGSGSIPGWAIGISIYATFLSSNTFLGVPGKAFGGNWNAFVFSISMPLAAWVAVKYFVPFYRSTGEISAYTHFEKRFGPWARTYAVVCFLLTQLARMGSVFFGIALSLQALTGISMKTIMIVMGISIILYTVSGGIKAVIWTEVVQGIVKTLGAMLIIYLIVTNVPGGAKEIINIGKADNKFSLGSFSLNFTEPTFWVILLYGFFINLNNFGMDQNYIQRYHTAKSTQAARKSVWLCVYMYVPASFLFFIIGSCLYAYYSQHPDLVMTLKQQVIAERMPHATTAQAADALSKLTPADYGDKVMPHFMVTKIPQGLVGVIIAAILSAAMSTISSGMNSSATVFVEDIYKRYFKPDLTSRKLLRTLHICTVIFGVAGMVCGIGMIGVKSILDIWWKLSGIFAAGMLGLFLLGFMSTRTKNHEAIVASVIGVVVIAWLTFSSLLPPQYGMLRSTIDTNMIIVLGTLSILLVGIVLTKAKAKKEQEAINA; encoded by the coding sequence ATGACTACCTGCTTAACCGTTTTACCCCTTCCAGACCTGGCTATTATTGCACTGTACCTTCTTGGGATGATAGGGGTGGGCTTCTACTTTTCGCGCAAAAACACCGATGCGGGGGAGTATTCTACAGGTTCTGGTAGCATACCGGGCTGGGCTATTGGCATTTCTATTTATGCTACATTTTTAAGCAGTAATACCTTTCTGGGTGTACCCGGCAAGGCCTTCGGCGGCAACTGGAACGCCTTTGTGTTCAGTATTTCTATGCCGCTGGCAGCTTGGGTTGCCGTAAAATACTTTGTGCCGTTTTACCGCAGCACGGGCGAGATTTCGGCCTATACGCATTTTGAAAAGCGGTTTGGTCCCTGGGCGCGTACCTATGCTGTAGTTTGCTTTTTGCTGACACAACTGGCACGCATGGGCTCGGTGTTCTTCGGTATTGCCTTGAGCTTACAGGCGCTGACCGGCATCTCCATGAAAACCATTATGATTGTGATGGGCATTTCCATCATTCTCTACACGGTATCTGGCGGTATCAAAGCCGTAATCTGGACCGAGGTGGTGCAGGGTATTGTTAAAACGCTGGGCGCCATGCTCATCATTTACCTCATTGTTACCAATGTACCGGGTGGCGCTAAAGAAATCATTAATATTGGTAAGGCCGATAATAAATTTAGTCTGGGTAGTTTCTCGCTCAATTTTACCGAGCCTACGTTCTGGGTAATCCTGTTGTATGGGTTCTTCATCAACCTTAACAACTTTGGGATGGATCAGAACTACATCCAGCGCTACCATACCGCAAAATCAACACAGGCGGCCCGCAAATCGGTTTGGTTGTGTGTTTACATGTATGTGCCGGCGTCGTTCCTGTTTTTTATCATCGGGTCTTGCCTGTACGCCTACTACAGTCAGCACCCAGACCTGGTAATGACGCTTAAACAACAAGTAATTGCCGAGCGTATGCCGCACGCAACAACTGCCCAGGCGGCTGATGCACTGTCCAAACTTACTCCTGCCGATTATGGCGATAAGGTAATGCCGCATTTTATGGTTACCAAAATACCGCAAGGTCTGGTGGGGGTTATCATTGCAGCCATCCTTTCGGCAGCTATGAGTACCATTAGCTCTGGCATGAACTCATCGGCTACGGTGTTTGTGGAGGATATTTATAAACGTTATTTCAAACCAGATCTTACCTCGCGCAAGTTGCTCCGGACGCTGCATATCTGTACCGTTATCTTCGGCGTTGCGGGGATGGTTTGCGGTATTGGCATGATAGGGGTAAAGAGTATCCTCGATATCTGGTGGAAACTTTCGGGCATTTTCGCCGCCGGTATGCTGGGGTTGTTCTTGCTGGGTTTCATGAGTACACGTACCAAAAACCACGAGGCTATTGTTGCCAGTGTGATTGGTGTTGTGGTTATTGCCTGGCTCACTTTCTCGTCGCTGTTGCCACCGCAATATGGCATGTTGCGCAGTACGATTGATACTAACATGATTATTGTGTTGGGCACGCTCTCTATTTTATTGGTGGGGATTGTGCTTACTAAGGCCAAAGCCAAAAAAGAACAAGAAGCCATTAACGCTTAG
- a CDS encoding dihydrodipicolinate synthase family protein, with protein MKEKGFIPVMLTPFKNNGDIDYDMLTQLTELYLEAGAAGLFANCLSSEMFELEDDEKLDSIKHVIKVAGGSVPVVATGTFGGPIAQQADFVKRVHDTGADAVIAITGLLADESESDAVFNDRVFDLLKQTDNVPLGFYECPVPYKRLISAEQLGSFVDTGRVIYHKDTCLDIDQVRAKIAAGKSNPNFGVYDAYMVHAVESLKAGSAGLSCIQGNYFPELIVWLCKNYDNASLAPQVAQVQQFFVDNMDVMHNVYPIVAKYYLTQRGLNISTFTRRNVGVFKPSIRKQVDQLFADYSKLQHEIGIAQVAV; from the coding sequence ATGAAGGAAAAAGGATTTATACCGGTAATGCTTACGCCGTTTAAGAACAATGGCGATATTGATTATGACATGCTCACCCAGCTTACCGAGCTGTATCTGGAAGCAGGTGCCGCTGGTTTGTTTGCCAACTGCCTGTCAAGCGAGATGTTTGAGCTGGAAGATGATGAGAAGCTGGATTCAATTAAACATGTAATCAAAGTGGCAGGCGGCAGTGTGCCGGTAGTAGCAACCGGTACTTTTGGCGGTCCAATTGCCCAGCAGGCTGATTTTGTGAAGCGTGTGCACGACACCGGTGCCGATGCGGTAATTGCCATCACCGGTTTATTGGCTGACGAAAGCGAGAGCGATGCCGTATTTAACGACCGCGTTTTTGATCTGTTGAAACAGACAGATAATGTTCCACTGGGTTTCTATGAGTGTCCGGTGCCTTATAAAAGATTAATCTCTGCCGAGCAACTGGGCAGCTTTGTTGATACCGGTCGCGTAATTTATCATAAAGACACCTGCCTGGATATTGACCAGGTGCGCGCTAAAATTGCCGCAGGCAAAAGCAATCCAAACTTTGGCGTGTATGATGCTTATATGGTACACGCAGTTGAATCGCTGAAAGCGGGTTCTGCAGGTTTATCATGCATCCAGGGTAACTACTTCCCGGAGCTGATAGTATGGCTGTGCAAAAACTATGATAACGCATCACTTGCTCCGCAGGTAGCCCAGGTACAACAATTCTTTGTTGATAACATGGATGTAATGCACAATGTGTATCCAATTGTTGCCAAATACTATCTTACACAGCGCGGCTTGAATATCTCTACTTTTACCCGTCGTAACGTAGGTGTGTTCAAACCATCTATCCGTAAGCAAGTAGATCAACTGTTTGCAGATTACAGCAAATTGCAGCATGAGATTGGAATAGCACAGGTGGCTGTTTAA
- a CDS encoding DUF3826 domain-containing protein has protein sequence MNIKKYIVTLLLPIVSVGAVSAQAKQSEADYNKVITERAGKIVTTIGVTDSVKFKKVREVIADQYKALGTIHDGRNAEAKAIKDAAGVDKNAANAKIAALDSSVNQKLSVLHKEYLTKLGKQLTPDQITAVKNGMTFNVLNVTYNAYMDELPNLTEAQKTQIMAWLVEARELAIDAESANKKHEVFGKYKGRINNYLSKQGYDMKKAGEEWQQRIKARQEAAGKDKG, from the coding sequence ATGAACATTAAGAAATATATTGTAACGTTACTGTTACCAATTGTAAGTGTAGGAGCAGTTTCGGCGCAAGCCAAACAAAGTGAGGCCGATTATAACAAGGTGATCACCGAGCGTGCGGGCAAAATTGTAACCACTATCGGCGTAACCGATTCTGTTAAATTTAAAAAGGTGCGTGAGGTTATTGCCGATCAATATAAAGCATTGGGTACTATTCATGACGGTCGCAACGCCGAGGCAAAAGCCATTAAAGATGCCGCTGGCGTCGATAAGAATGCTGCTAACGCTAAGATTGCCGCTTTAGATAGCAGCGTAAACCAAAAACTGAGCGTGCTGCACAAAGAATACCTGACCAAATTAGGTAAACAACTTACGCCAGATCAAATTACAGCAGTAAAAAACGGCATGACGTTTAACGTGCTTAATGTAACCTATAATGCCTATATGGACGAACTGCCAAACCTTACCGAAGCGCAGAAAACCCAGATCATGGCATGGCTGGTAGAGGCCCGCGAGTTGGCTATCGATGCAGAATCTGCAAACAAAAAACACGAAGTGTTTGGCAAATACAAAGGCCGCATTAACAATTACCTGTCTAAACAGGGTTATGATATGAAAAAAGCAGGCGAAGAATGGCAGCAAAGAATCAAAGCGCGCCAGGAAGCCGCCGGTAAAGATAAAGGCTGA
- a CDS encoding fucose isomerase, whose protein sequence is MSFNNKEVLLVASGDLRLAANQICWPEQEKVERLLTEAVEKLGFTVKRAHPYDAAKGHGLIDSQKMGMEVFRNLDPEQPLMVVESLWQYTHHVLAGLTTHKGPIITIANWSGTAPGLVGMLNINGSLAKAGVNFSTLWSENFDDDFFIGGLKTWLENGEVKHDTSHIKSLSSVTIPVDELKLGNDFAAEFKKNKAIMGVFDEGCMGMYNAIVPDELLHPTGLFKERLSQSTLYAAMREVTDAEARKVLDWLLAKGMHFEWGTDGATELTEAQTLEQCKMYIAAVRLADEFGCSTIGIQYQQGLKDLVPASDLVEGLLNNQDRPPVYGTDGRELYAGEALPHFNEVDECAGIDALVTYQLWKQLRMPGENTLHDLRWGQHYKGNGVDDFVWVFLISGAVPPAHFVGGYKGASSERQPAMYFKLGGGSLKGVSKPGDIVWSRIYVMDGALHADLGVGKSVELPEEETQRRWESTTSVWPIMHATLSGVSRDQMMGRHKANHIHVVYTNDEASAHKACRVKAAALAGLGIQVHFCGNVNLN, encoded by the coding sequence ATGTCTTTTAACAATAAAGAAGTACTACTGGTTGCCAGCGGCGACCTGAGATTAGCGGCCAACCAGATTTGCTGGCCCGAGCAGGAAAAAGTGGAGCGTTTGCTTACCGAAGCGGTAGAAAAACTGGGCTTCACCGTAAAACGTGCTCACCCTTATGATGCAGCAAAAGGCCACGGTCTCATTGATTCTCAAAAAATGGGTATGGAAGTGTTCCGTAACCTTGATCCGGAGCAACCGCTGATGGTGGTAGAAAGCCTTTGGCAATATACCCATCACGTGCTGGCTGGCTTAACAACTCACAAAGGTCCTATTATTACCATTGCCAACTGGAGCGGTACTGCGCCAGGTTTGGTAGGTATGCTTAATATAAATGGTTCATTAGCTAAAGCAGGTGTAAACTTCAGCACCCTGTGGAGCGAGAACTTTGATGACGATTTCTTTATTGGCGGCCTGAAAACATGGCTGGAAAACGGCGAGGTAAAACACGATACCAGCCATATCAAAAGCCTGAGCAGCGTAACTATTCCTGTTGACGAGCTGAAACTGGGTAACGATTTTGCTGCCGAGTTTAAAAAGAACAAAGCCATTATGGGCGTGTTTGACGAAGGTTGCATGGGCATGTACAATGCCATTGTACCTGACGAATTGCTGCACCCAACCGGTTTGTTCAAAGAGCGCCTGAGCCAGTCTACCCTGTATGCTGCCATGCGTGAGGTTACTGATGCTGAGGCCCGCAAAGTTCTGGATTGGCTGCTGGCCAAAGGCATGCACTTTGAATGGGGTACAGACGGTGCGACCGAACTGACCGAAGCACAAACCCTGGAGCAATGTAAAATGTATATAGCCGCAGTGCGCCTGGCCGACGAGTTTGGCTGCAGCACTATCGGCATCCAATATCAGCAAGGTTTGAAAGACCTGGTGCCTGCCAGCGATTTGGTAGAAGGTTTACTAAATAACCAGGACCGCCCGCCGGTTTATGGCACTGATGGCCGCGAATTATATGCTGGTGAAGCATTGCCGCATTTTAACGAGGTTGACGAGTGTGCCGGAATTGATGCATTGGTAACCTATCAGCTGTGGAAACAACTGCGTATGCCAGGCGAAAATACACTGCATGATTTGCGTTGGGGCCAACATTACAAAGGCAACGGTGTGGATGATTTTGTTTGGGTGTTCCTCATCTCTGGTGCGGTACCTCCGGCGCATTTTGTTGGTGGTTATAAAGGCGCCAGCAGCGAGCGTCAGCCGGCTATGTATTTTAAACTGGGTGGCGGTAGCTTAAAAGGTGTAAGCAAACCAGGCGATATTGTTTGGAGCCGCATCTACGTAATGGACGGCGCCCTGCATGCCGATTTAGGTGTAGGTAAAAGCGTTGAACTGCCAGAAGAAGAAACTCAGCGCCGTTGGGAATCAACCACTTCGGTTTGGCCAATTATGCACGCTACGCTGAGCGGCGTGAGTCGCGATCAGATGATGGGTCGCCACAAGGCTAACCACATCCATGTAGTATATACAAATGATGAGGCTTCTGCGCACAAAGCCTGCCGTGTAAAGGCAGCAGCACTGGCCGGCCTGGGTATCCAGGTACATTTCTGCGGAAACGTAAATTTAAATTAA
- a CDS encoding AraC family transcriptional regulator: MKPHFLKVAVKPQNSFSIRHDILPTFRGIWHYHPELELHYVIKGEGVRFIGDNISNFSAGEVTLLGENLPHCWRCKEEYFVPESDLNVEVIVIHFLPDCLGRYLLNLPEAYLLPKLFEKAKSGMSFTGKARTELTKLMHQAVEATNIDRIIVLLSILKVLAETDEFDNITLSPSDFHQSNESDTIRLNKVCSYTLANYKKEIGLQEIAAIGNLSVTSFCRYFKLMTKKTYSDFLTEIRISHACRFLIEDKMPTEVLCFECGFNNVSNFYRHFKKVTNMTPLEYKRKYLKGQPAEFK, translated from the coding sequence ATGAAACCTCATTTTCTAAAAGTTGCTGTAAAGCCACAAAACTCTTTTAGTATCCGTCATGATATTCTGCCCACCTTTAGGGGTATATGGCATTATCACCCGGAGCTTGAGCTGCATTATGTAATAAAAGGCGAAGGTGTACGCTTTATTGGTGATAACATCAGCAATTTTTCTGCCGGCGAGGTAACCTTACTGGGCGAAAACCTGCCGCACTGCTGGCGCTGTAAGGAAGAATACTTTGTACCAGAGTCTGACCTAAACGTAGAGGTTATCGTAATTCACTTCCTGCCGGATTGCCTGGGCCGTTATTTGCTTAACCTGCCCGAGGCTTACCTGTTGCCTAAACTTTTTGAGAAAGCCAAAAGCGGCATGTCTTTCACCGGCAAAGCTCGTACAGAGTTAACCAAGTTAATGCACCAGGCGGTAGAGGCTACCAACATTGACCGCATCATTGTGCTGCTCTCCATATTGAAGGTACTGGCAGAGACAGATGAGTTTGACAACATCACCCTCTCGCCAAGCGATTTCCACCAATCTAACGAGTCTGATACCATCCGTTTAAATAAAGTCTGTTCTTATACCCTGGCTAACTATAAGAAGGAAATAGGGCTGCAGGAGATTGCCGCTATTGGCAACCTGAGCGTAACCTCATTCTGTCGTTATTTTAAGCTGATGACGAAGAAAACATATTCAGATTTCCTGACGGAGATCCGCATTAGCCATGCCTGCCGTTTTTTGATTGAGGATAAAATGCCTACCGAGGTATTGTGCTTTGAGTGTGGCTTTAACAATGTATCTAACTTTTACCGCCACTTTAAAAAGGTGACCAACATGACGCCACTGGAGTATAAGCGTAAATATTTGAAAGGACAGCCGGCGGAGTTTAAATAG
- a CDS encoding RagB/SusD family nutrient uptake outer membrane protein, whose product MRKVFAIIISTGAAALMFSSCKKVLDKQDLGNFTAAQVYNDSTVAKSSMDYIYSQNQPSWFGNSGGTISGQLSGLTDEAYSDNAFVKGTVTIESVTDLGASASSGNYTKIRTINMFIRDINAGTMADGVKARYNAQAYFWRAYRYFELVKLYGGVPIVTTPLDAVGDEAKKAAALPRNTTTETFNQIVSDLNTAIAALPINWPNTADYGRITKGAAQAFLGRVLLTWASPQFNASNDQARWQAAYDANTAAIATLTTGGYGLYSKWDVSMWTTEGGISGGKPGNPEAVLVTEYNTSTTDIYQNNNSYTGGTIPKSLGGSGSNQPTWDLARAFPMKDGKDTLTSKYAYTAQNFYNNRDPRFAQTIAYNGCNWSLEGNSAYRLWTYYYYSSATAVKSTESSASTTGLYLRKGVDPTITNSNLTYSGTDWIEIRYAEVLLNQAEAAAELGRLGTAQEAYANLIAIRKRAGIEAGTDNMYGLTTGMNHDQMITAIMKERQIEFAFEGKRYWDLRRRKLLESTLNGKRRSGVVFTLAKSGTNFTDYILNTRDASANTNLDAMYNTTGAGTFVVSTKTLDTYNIAYQTADYFFGIPTTSLNNNVNLVQNNTWGGSFDPTK is encoded by the coding sequence ATGAGAAAAGTATTTGCAATCATTATATCAACCGGCGCAGCAGCACTGATGTTCAGTAGCTGTAAAAAAGTGCTGGACAAGCAAGATTTGGGTAACTTTACAGCTGCTCAGGTTTACAATGACTCAACTGTTGCCAAGTCAAGCATGGATTATATCTATAGCCAGAACCAGCCTAGCTGGTTCGGTAACTCTGGCGGTACCATCAGCGGTCAGTTAAGCGGTTTAACAGACGAGGCTTATTCTGACAACGCTTTTGTAAAAGGTACAGTTACTATCGAATCGGTTACTGATCTGGGTGCATCTGCAAGCAGCGGTAACTATACTAAAATTCGTACCATTAACATGTTTATCCGCGATATTAATGCGGGTACCATGGCAGATGGCGTTAAAGCGCGTTATAACGCTCAAGCTTATTTCTGGCGTGCTTACCGTTATTTTGAATTGGTAAAACTGTATGGTGGCGTGCCAATTGTAACTACCCCATTAGATGCTGTTGGCGACGAAGCAAAAAAAGCTGCTGCATTACCACGTAATACCACTACCGAAACATTTAACCAGATAGTGAGCGATTTGAACACTGCAATTGCTGCGCTTCCTATCAACTGGCCAAATACTGCTGATTACGGTCGCATTACCAAAGGCGCGGCACAAGCGTTCTTAGGTCGTGTATTGTTAACCTGGGCTAGCCCTCAGTTTAACGCCAGCAATGATCAGGCGCGTTGGCAGGCTGCTTATGATGCTAACACTGCTGCTATTGCAACCCTTACAACAGGTGGTTACGGCTTATACTCTAAATGGGATGTAAGCATGTGGACAACAGAAGGTGGTATCTCTGGTGGCAAACCAGGCAACCCTGAAGCAGTATTGGTTACTGAGTACAACACATCAACAACCGATATTTATCAGAACAATAACAGCTACACCGGCGGTACTATTCCAAAAAGCTTAGGTGGTAGTGGTAGCAACCAGCCTACCTGGGATTTAGCCCGTGCTTTCCCAATGAAAGATGGTAAAGATACGCTGACCTCTAAGTATGCTTATACTGCACAGAACTTCTACAACAACCGCGATCCTCGCTTCGCTCAGACTATTGCCTACAATGGCTGTAACTGGTCGTTAGAAGGTAACTCGGCTTATCGTCTGTGGACTTATTATTACTATAGTTCTGCAACTGCAGTTAAGTCAACCGAGTCATCTGCCAGCACCACCGGTCTGTACCTGCGTAAAGGTGTGGATCCGACCATTACTAACTCTAACCTTACCTATTCTGGTACCGACTGGATTGAGATTCGTTATGCCGAGGTATTGCTTAACCAGGCCGAAGCGGCTGCTGAACTGGGCCGTTTGGGTACTGCACAGGAGGCTTATGCCAACCTGATTGCTATCCGTAAAAGAGCTGGTATTGAAGCTGGTACCGACAACATGTATGGTTTAACTACTGGCATGAATCACGATCAGATGATTACAGCGATTATGAAAGAGCGCCAGATTGAGTTTGCTTTTGAAGGTAAACGCTACTGGGATCTGAGAAGAAGAAAATTGCTGGAAAGCACACTGAACGGTAAGAGAAGATCTGGTGTTGTATTTACGCTGGCTAAGAGCGGTACAAACTTCACCGATTATATCTTGAATACGCGTGATGCTTCTGCTAATACCAACCTTGATGCTATGTATAATACTACTGGTGCAGGTACCTTTGTGGTTTCAACCAAAACACTGGATACTTATAACATCGCATATCAAACTGCTGATTACTTCTTTGGTATTCCAACAACATCACTTAACAATAACGTTAACCTGGTGCAAAATAACACTTGGGGCGGTTCATTTGACCCAACCAAATAG